A single Polyodon spathula isolate WHYD16114869_AA chromosome 6, ASM1765450v1, whole genome shotgun sequence DNA region contains:
- the LOC121316867 gene encoding myomesin-2-like — protein MASKAVPFYQRKHKHYDQDYRSTQTKYLVQEYSASSSSRASSSKSRTSQSNVSAQAEGSESIRVSPHSKWLRSTADEEIVEYTVPLFRTRSAAEQQEYTRRVVHFGNELSCLEDEVHRAREATRQQVDKLAIQRVVEEKMAFERHVREECRIRAPEFLVRLRTHTVWEKSPVKLFCTVEGYPNPIVKWFKDNVIIDTASEPGRYRIESKYGVHSLEIHRCEVRDTAQYTAVATNVHGQTSTNASVIVKRYKGEEEPYHSVMLPIQIPMLPEITYTKIDITFLEKFDVTFGTEGETLTLVCKMMIVPDLANLQPEAQWYRDDVRIKESKWAEMKFGACVARLTLTHLNKDDEGLYTLRMVTKGGSSQHCAYIFVRDAESTVAGAPGAPMDIKIHDANKDYVIVSWKPPNITSESPVIGYFVDRCEVGTENWIQCNDSPIKICKYPVHGLFEGRSYIYRVRAVNNKGISRPSRVSEAVAALDPADLARLQVIHLERGKQIVICQDELEGDVKIPGPPTNVHASETSKIYVVLSWEPPAPRGRESLMYYIEKSLVGSGTWQRVNTQIPVRSPRYAVFDLVEGKQYLFRVLAVNKFGTSDPSEPTAPIQVQELYGAGVPYGIPSAPGCILATRNTKTSVVVQWDPPKQAGGLIGYYIDSSVVGSKQWKTCNHKPVKHTRFVVHGLTTGEKYIFRVKAVNDVGFSEESQESSPISVYAALRGGVSHASPSPPYGITLLACDGHSMTLGWKYPRYSGGAQITAYYIDQRDVADLHWKETNVPPIKERIYKVENLKEGSFYEFRIQAANLAGVGLPSDASDHFKCETWTMPEPGPSYDLTFCEVRNTSLVIQWKAPVYTGSSAVTGYHVDICEVGSDEWKTVNEKTINHCYLKVSDLEEAKSYVFRVRAVNAAGVGKPSDVSEPVFVQARPGTLEIASGVDEEGNIYLSYKCNEMTAISQFVWSKSYGEITDFSRVGIETEGDHSKIVFKNPDKEDLGTYSVSVTDTEGVSASYVLEEKELEKLMTLSHEIRNPTIPLKTELSYEIFERGQVRFWLQAEKLSSAVNYRFIVNDQEVTNSETHKIKCDSSTGIIEMVMDKFTAHSEGTYTVQMQDGKAKNQSSLVLIGDVFKAALEEAEFQRKEYLRKQGPHFLEYLYWHVEEDCTVMLICKVANVKKETVFHWYKDEVKIIPEEPDNVMSGICKLPIPQFSKKDQGVFKATLSDDRGQDVSLFEVAGKVFDDIINGISRIAGSSASELKIQCTPEGIRLQCHMKYYTEEMRTVWSHKETKISSSEKMRIGGTSEQVWLQICEPTDKDKGKYTIEILDAKQSYQRSIDLSGQAYTDAYAEFQRLKQAAFAEKSKYRVIGGLPAVVTIMENKTLSLTCTVFGDPTPEVVWYANEKEIDLGDHFKVTLEQGKYASLTINGVSTEDSGKYGINVRNKYGGETVNVTVSVYKYGDDVPAPKLGQMPKPAPPPVQKPAAKQPQPPKMGRQARK, from the exons ATGGCAAGTAAGGCAGTGCCGTTTTATCAGCGGAAGCACAAGCACTATGATCAAGATTACCGTAGCACTCAGACAAAATATCTGGTCCAAGAGTACTcggcatcatcatcatcaag AGCGTCTTCTTCAAAGTCCAGAACATCACAATCAAATGTTTCAGCTCAAGCAGAGGGATCGGAATCTATAAGGGTTAGCCCCCATTCCAAGTGGCTTCGTTCTACTGCTGATGAAGAAATAGTGGAATATACTGTGCCCCTTTTTCGTACCAG AAGTGCAGCAGAACAACAGGAATATACACGCAGGGTGGTGCATTTTGGCAATGAGTTGTCATGTTTGGAGGATGAAGTCCATAGGGCCAGGGAGGCCACGAGACAGCAAGTGGACAAACTTGCTATTCAAAGAGTG GTTGAAGAAAAGATGGCTTTTGAGAGGCATGTTCGAGAGGAATGCAGGATCCGTGCCCCTGAATTCCTTGTAAGACTGAGGACCCACACTGTTTGGGAAAAGTCACCAGTGAAACTCTTCTGCACTGTTGAAGGATACCCAAACCCTATTGTTAAATG GTTTAAAGACAATGTTATAATTGATACAGCAAGTGAACCAGGAAGGTACAGAATTGAGAGTAAATATGGAGTGCATAGCCTGGAAATTCACAG ATGTGAAGTCCGGGATACAgctcagtacactgcagttgCAACTAATGTCCATGGACAGACATCTACTAATGCTTCAGTGATTGTCAAAA GGTACAAAGGTGAAGAAGAGCCTTACCACTCGGTGATGCTTCCTATCCAGA TTCCTATGCTGCCCGAAATAACTTACACTAAAATTGATATCACGTTTCTGGAGAAGTTTGATGTGACCTTTGGCACTGAAGGAGAAACTCTTACCCTGGTCTGCAAAATGATGATTGTACCTGATCTGGCCAATCTCCAGCCTGAAGCTCAGTGGTACAGAGATG atgtTCGCATTAAGGAATCAAAATGGGCTGAAATGAAGTTCGGAGCTTGTGTTGCTAGATTAACTCTGACTCATCTTAATAAGGATGATGAGGGCCTGTACACATTGCGCATGGTTACCAAGGGTGGAAGTTCTCAGCACTGCGCCTATATATTTGTAAGAG atgCTGAGTCAACAGTAGCTGGAGCCCCCGGAGCCCCCATGGATATTAAAATTCATGATGCTAACAAAGATTATGTCATTGTATCCTGGAAACCACCAAATATCACTAGCGAGAGCCCAGTCATTGGATACTTTGTTGATAG aTGTGAAGTTGGAACTGAAAATTGGATTCAGTGCAATGACTCTCCCATTAAGATCTGTAAATACCCAGTTCATGGTTTATTTGAAGGGCGCTCATATATATACCGGGTGAGAGCAGTCAACAATAAAGGCATCAGCAGGCCTTCCAGAGTTTCTGAAGCAGTAGCAGCCCTTGATCCTGCTGACTTGGCTAGACTGCAAG TCATTCATCTGGAAAGAGGGAAACAAATTGTGATCTGTCAAGATGAACTGGAAG GTGATGTCAAGATCCCAGGACCCCCCACAAATGTGCATGCTTCAGAGACAAGCAAAATCTATGTTGTGCTCAGCTGGGAACCACCTGCTCCCCGTGGCAGGGAATCACTGATGTACTACATTGAGAAG TCCTTGGTTGGCAGTGGAACCTGGCAAAGAGTTAACACTCAGATTCCAGTGAGATCTCCTCGATATGCTGTATTTGACTTGGTAGAGGGAAAGCAATACCTTTTCCGTGTGCTCGCTGTTAATAAGTTTGGGACCAGTGATCCTTCCGAGCCTACTGCACCTATTCAAGTTCAGGAGCTCTATG GAGCAGGAGTGCCGTATG GTATTCCCTCTGCTCCTGGTTGCATTCTGGCTACAAGAAATACCAAAACCTCTGTTGTTGTGCAGTGGGATCCCCCAAAACAAGCTGGAGGACTTATTGGCTATTACATTGACTCCAGCGTAGTGGGGTCAAAGCAGTGGAAAACATGCAACCACAAACCAGTCAAACACACCAG gtTTGTGGTTCATGGCCTGACTACTGGAGAGAAGTACATCTTCCGTGTGAAGGCTGTAAATGATGTGGGTTTCAGCGAGGAATCGCAGGAATCATCTCCCATCAGTGTGTATGCTGCTCTTA GAGGAGGAGTGTCACATG CAAGCCCTTCTCCTCCTTATGGCATCACTCTCCTTGCCTGTGATGGCCACTCCATGACCCTGGGCTGGAAGTACCCACGATATTCTGGTGGTGCTCAAATCACTGCTTACTACATCGATCAACGTGATGTGGCGGACCTGCACTGGAAGGAAACTAATGTGCCCCCCATCAAAGAAAGAATTTACAAG GTCGAAAACCTGAAAGAGGGCTCATTTTATGAGTTCAGAATTCAAGCTGCCAACCTGGCTGGTGTGGGGCTTCCCTCTGATGCAAGTGACCACTTCAAGTGTGAAACCTGGACTATGCCAGAACCAG GACCATCCTATGATCTGACATTCTGTGAGGTTAGAAATACTTCTCTGGTGATTCAGTGGAAGGCTCCTGTATACACTGGGTCAAGCGCAGTGACAGGATACCATGTGGATATTTGTGAAGTGGGTTCAGACGAGTGGAAAACTGTGAATGAGAAGACAATAAATCACTGTTACCTGAAG GTTTCAGATCTGGAGGAAGCCAAGTCATATGTTTTCCGAGTTCGTGCAGTCAATGCAGCTGGTGTGGGCAAGCCATCGGATGTTTCTGAACCTGTGTTTGTACAGGCTAGACCAG GAACATTGGAAATTGCTTCTGGTGTGGATGAAGAAGGCAACATTTATCTGAGctacaaatgtaatgaaatgaCAGCCATTTCTCAGTTTGTTTGGAGCAAGTCGTATGGAGAAATCACTGATTTCTCCAGAGTCGGCATTGAAACGGAAGGAGATCA ctCTAAAATTGTCTTCAAAAACCCTGATAAAGAAGATCTGGGAACATACTCTGTGTCTGTCACTGACACCGAAGGTGTCTCTGCAAGTTATGTGCTGGAAGAGAAAG AACTGGAAAAACTGATGACTCTCAGTCATGAAATAAGAAACccaa CGATCCCTCTGAAGACTGAACTGTCCTATGAGATCTTTGAAAGAGGACAAGTTCGTTTCTGGCTGCAAGCTGAGAAGCTGTCCTCTGCAGTCAATTACAGATTTATTGTTAATGACCAAGAAGTCACAAATAGtgag ACACATAAGATTAAATGTGACTCCTCCACCGGCATTATTGAGATGGTAATGGATAAGTTCACAGCACACAGTGAAGGTACCTACACAGTTCAAATGCAAGATGGAAAGGCCAAAAACCAGTCCTCGCTGGTTCTTATTGGAGATG TTTTCAAGGCTGCCCTAGAAGAGGCTGAGTTCCAGAGGAAAGAGTATCTCAGGAAACAAG GTCCCCATTTCCTGGAATATCTTTATTGGCATGTAGAAGAGGATTGCACTGTTATGTTGATCTGCAAG GTGGCCAACGTCAAGAAAGAGACTGTGTTCCACTGGTACAAGGATGAAGTTAAGATTATACCTGAAGAACCAGATAATGTAATGTCTGGAATATGCAAGTTGCCAATCCCTCAG TTCTCTAAGAAAGACCAGGGTGTTTTTAAAGCAACACTCTCCGATGACAGAGGGCAGGACGTGTCCTTATTTGAAGTAGCTGGCAAAG tgtttgatGATATCATAAACGGCATTAGCAGAATAGCTG GATCCTCTGCCTCCGAACTGAAGATTCAGTGCACCCCAGAAGGAATTAGGCTTCAGTGCCACATGAAATACTACACAGAAGAAATGAGAACAGTCTGGTCTCACAA AGAGACAAAGATTTCCTCGTCTGAGAAGATGAGAATTGGTGGTACTTCTGAACAGGTCTGGCTTCAGATCTGTGAACCAACTGATAAGGACAAAGGCAAATACACTATCGAGATTCTGGATGCCAAGCAGTCATACCAACGGTCCATTGATCTCTCTGGTCAAG ctTATACCGACGCATATGCAGAGTTCCAGAGACTCaa gcAAGCAGCCTTTGCTGAAAAGAGTAAGTACA GAGTTATTGGGGGTCTGCCTGCTGTGGTAACTATCATGGAAAACAAG
- the rnaset2 gene encoding ribonuclease T2, with the protein MASLNVVTLLCLGLVVLVSSYPSFQKHENQWTKLILTHHWPKTLCTMEEVSCQTADKFNYWTLHGLWPDKGQSCNKSWHFNVNDIKDLLPEMENWWPDVLHPGSNQFWKHEWEKHGTCAAVTESLNSENKYFAKALDLYKKVDLDSILKKFNIVPSSKYYRLDDIRNAIGSFYNVKPKIQCVSPSQGEEVQTLGQIEICFDKEYQLIDCVEYEEQLFNSTDDFAFESAVHSDFSVCEESMPIYYPPAHEE; encoded by the exons ATGGCATCCTTAAACGTGGTGACATTACTGTGTCTTGGCCTTGTTGTCTTGGTTAGTTCTTACCCGTCGTTTCAGAA acatgAAAATCAGTGGACAAAGCTGATTTTGACTCACCACTGGCCTAAGACTTTGTGTACG ATGGAAGAAGTTAGTTGCCAAACTGCAGATAAGTTTAACTACTGGACTTTACATGGGCTCTG GCCTGATAAAGGACAAAGCTGCAATAAGTCCTGGCACTTCAATGTGAATGACATCAAG GATCTATTACCTGAAATGGAGAACTGGTGGCCTGATGTGTTGCATCCAGGAAGTAATCAGTTCTG gaaGCAtgaatgggaaaagcatgggaccTGTGCTGCTGTCACAGAATCATTAAACTCTGAGAATAAATACTTTGCGAAAGCACTGGATCTTTACAAAAAAGTAGACCTTGATAG TATTCTTAAGAAGTTTAACATTGTACCATCTTCAAAATACTACAGA ctGGACGATATCAGGAATGCTATTGGCAGTTTTTACAACGTAAAACCAAAGATCCAGTGTGTTTCTCCTTCACAG GGAGAGGAAGTACAAACTCTGGGTCAAATTGAAATCTGCTTTGACAAAGAATATCAACTGATAGACTGTGTGGAATACGAAGAGCAGCTGTTTAACAGTACTGATGACTTTGCCTTTGAATCAGCTGTGCACTCTGACTTTTCTGTCTGTGAGGAGTCAATGCCGATATACTATCCTCCAGCTCATGAGGAATAA